The window GGAGGTTTTTACGGACCACAAGGAAGAGTTTTAAGATTGCCACTTCAAGACTCTGATTTAAACAGTAAAATTGATTCTTTTAACTATAAAAACAATAGAATTACAAACTTAGAAATGGAAACTTCAGCTATTTACGGATTATCTAAATTACTTGGACATAATGCAGTTTCTATGAATGCTATTATTGCAAATAGAGCAAACGGAACTTTTAGTGAAAATCCTGGAAAAATAGTAGCCGATTTAATAAAATATACATTAGACAAAATTGTTGCATAAATGATAGATCTAAAAGTTGGTGGTGTGCCAGAACATTTTAATTATCCTTGGTATGTTACCTTAAAAAATAAAGAGTACACTAAAAAAGGTATTAATCTCCGCTGGAAAGATTACCATGGCGGAACTGGACAAATGTGTAAAGCATTGCGTGCTGGTGAAGTAGATATTGCTATTGTTCTTACTGAAGGAATAATAAAAGATATAGCAAACGGAAATCCTTCAAAAATTACCCAAACCTACATAAAATCTCCACTAATTTGGGGAATTCATGTTGGTGCAAAATCTAAATTCAAAAAAATTGCAGATTTAGAGCATGCAACTGTAGCTATTAGCCGTTTTGGTTCTGGATCTCATTTAATGGCCATTGTAAATGCGCACAATAATGGTTGGGACATTGACAAACTCAAATTTAAAGTAATAGGTAATTTACAAGGTGGAATCGATGCGCTTACCAACGGAGAAGCAGATTATTTTATGTGGGAACATTTTACCACAAAGCCATTAGTAGATAATGGAACGTTTAGACGTTTAGGAGATTGTCCAACACCTTGGTCTTGTTTTGTTGTTGCTGTAAGGAATGAAGTTTTAGAAAACAATTTTAAAGAAGTAAAAGCTGTTTTAGATATCATAAACAACTGTGCAACAGACTTTAAAAAAACAGAAAACATTGACAAAATATTAGCTAAACGATATGAACAGCAACTAGTTGACATTCAAAAATGGCTTTCAATTACCGAATGGAATGATGGAAAACCAATGAGTAAAAATTTAATTGGACGCATTCAAAATAAAATGATTCACTTTGGCGTTATAGACGAGAAGAAAAAATCTAGCGAGTTCATAAAAAATATGTACTTTTGACCTTTCAAAATTAAAGAAATGAAGAAAACTATATTTATAGCAATTTGTGTAATCGGTATGTTAGGATTTTCATCTTGCGGAAGTTCTAAACCTTGCGGATTAGCTTCAAAAACTAAGCAAACTAAACAAGTTAACTATCAACAAGATATAATTGTTGCAGAAGCATCAGTTAATTAACATTGATAGTTCTCTATTCAAATTCAATAAAAATCCGCTTAAAAGGCGGATTTTTTCATTTTAGTAACATAAAATTTGCAAATAGTTAAACATTTAATTACTATTTCTTCATTTTTACTTTCACTTAAGAATACATTTCATACTTACATTTGATTAAATTATAACTCGTTATAATTAAAACGTTTAAAACTTTAAAGAAGTTTAAAAATGACAAAAATCAAAAAACGTAAATTAGATGTTGTTGTTATTTCTGATGTTCATCTAGGAACTTTTGGTTGCAGGGCAACAGAACTACTAAACTATTTAAAAACCATTAACCCAAAAACATTGGTTTTAAATGGCGATATAATAGACATTTGGCAGTTTAACAAACGTTACTTTCCTAAAAGCCACATGAAAGTAATAAAATACCTTACTTCCTTACTTACCAACGGAACAAAGATTTACTATGTAACAGGAAATCATGATGAAATGTTACGCAAGTTTAAAGGTTTTCGTTTAGGTTCTTTTGAAATTGTTAATAAAATAGTACTAAACTTAGATAACAAAAAAGCTTGGATATTTCATGGAGATGTTTTTGATGTAACAATGAAAAACTCAAAATGGCTAGCTAAACTTGGTGGAGTTGGTTATGATATTTTAATACTAATAAACACATTTGTAAACTCTATTAGCCAAACACTTGGTTTTAATAAGTTTTCGTTTTCAAAAAAAATTAAGAACAGCGTAAAAGGCGCAATAAAGTTTATTAATGATTTTGAAGTTACAGCAGCTGAAATTGCAACAGACAATAAATATGACTTTGTAATTTGTGGACACATACATCAACCAGAAATCAAAAAAATAAACACATCAAAAGGAGAAGTTACCTATTTAAACTCTGGAGATTGGGTAGAAAACTTAACTGCATTAGAATACAATAATAAAAAATGGTCTTTATATGAATATGAAAAAGACAATTTAGCAAAAAATGCACATTTAAATATTGATATTAAAGATCTAGAAACTATTTCAGCAGAAAGTAACAGCAATATGTTGTTTGAAGAACTATTAGTTGAATTTGATTTAAAAAACAAATAAGAAATGAAAATTTTATATGCACTTCAAGGTACAGGAAATGGACATACTGTTAGAGCCTTAGAAATTATACCGCACCTAAAACAGCGTGCAGAAGTAGATATTTTGATTAGTGGTTACCAAAGAGAAATAGAATTACCCTGGAAAATTAAATACAAATATCATGGCTTAAGTTTCGTTTTTGGTAAAAACGGAGGCATAAATATTTGGAAATCTTTAAAACAATTAAAACTTAAACAGTTTATAAGAGAAATTAAAGCAGTACCTGTAAAAGACTATGATTTAATTATCAATGATTTTGAACCCATAACTGCTTGGGCTTCTAAAATTAAAAATACTCCCATAATATCTTTAAGTCACCAAAATGCTGTAATAAATAAAAATACACCAAAATATGGTTTATTGAAACCTGAAAGACTCATTTTAAAATACTATGCTCCCGCAAAAACAAAATTTGGATTTCATTTTAAAACCTATAGTTCTTCGATATTTACACCTATATTAAGAAAAGAAATCAGGTATAGAAATAAAACAAATAAAGGCCATTATACAGTTTATTTACCAGCTTATAGTGATAAAAAAATAGTTAAAATTTTATCGCATTTTAAAAATATTCAATGGCAAATATTTTCCAAACATACAGACACAAATTATTTTAAAAACAATATTACAATTCAACCTGTAAGCGAAAAAGGTTTTATAAAAAGTCTTACCAGTTGCGAAGGTGTTCTTTGTGGAGCTGGATTTGAAACACCTGCTGAAGCCTTATTTTTGACAAAAAAATTGATGGTAATTCCAATGAAAAATCAATATGAGCAACAATGTAATGCGTTAGCTTTAAAAGAAATTGGAGTTCCCGTAATTAAAAAACTAAGTAAAAAGAATCTTCTAAAAATTGCAAAGTGGATTAAATCTGACATAAAAGTAATTGTAAAATACCCAGATATTACTGAAGAAATTTTAGATACTATATTATTACCCTATATTAATAACAGTTTAATATCTCAAGCTACCATTGTATAATCTCTTTTTGAATATTTTTTAAAAAAGCATTTGTTTTTGAAAAGTGTTTAGAACCAAACCAACCTCTCCAAGCACCTAAAGGTGATGGATGTGGTGCTGTAAAAACAGTATGTTTATCAGTATTAATTGAAACTCCTTTTTTCTCAGCAAACTTTCCCCAAAGTAAGAAGACTACATTTTCTTTTTCTTCAGAAATTTTAGCAATTACTGTATCTGTAAACGTTTCCCACCCTTTTTTTTGATGACTTCCTGCTTCAGATTCACGTACTGTTAAAGTTGCATTTAATAACAAAACACCTTGTTTAGCCCATTTTTCTAAATTTCCGCTTTGCGGATATTCACTTCCTAAATCTGTAGCAATTTCTTTAAAAATATTTACTAAAGATGGCGGATGTTTAATTCCATCTTGCACAGAAAAACACAATCCGTTTGCTTGGTTTATTCCATGATACGGATCTTGACCAATAATTACGACTTTTACAGCTTCAAAAGAACAAAAATTAAATGCCGCAAAAATGTCTTCTTCTTTTGGAAAACAGGTTTTGCTACTGTACTCATCCTTTAAAAAGTTAATTAACTTCTTAAAATATGGTTTTTCAAACTCAGTTTGTAAAATATTATTCCAGCTACTAGCAATTTTTATTTGCATTGTTTTACTTTTGTTATCGTTTTCAAATATACAACATTGAGCATCTCATCAAAAACATTACAAGATTTAGAATTTACAACGGTTTTACAACAAGTTGAAGAATTCTGTATTTCTGGTTTAGGTAAAGAAAGTGTTTTAAACATTCAGCCAATAACTAGTAAAAAGAAATTATTTTTTGAGTTGGATTTGGTAAACGAATATCTAGCCTCTTTTGAAAACGAAAACCGACTTCCAAATCATGGTTTTGATAATATTTTAGAAAGTATAAAAAGACTAGCTATTGAAAATAGCTTTTTAGAGCCTGAGGCTTTTTTAAAAATTGCTGCTACTTCAGAAGTTGTAAATGAACAAAAAAAGTTCCTAAAGAAATTTAAAGACTACTACCCTACACTATTCTTATTAAGTGAATCTATTGAATTTACTACAGAAATTTCTAACGCAATAAAAAAAATAATTACTGCAGATGGAATTATTGCAGACAATGCTTCACCCGTTTTAAAACAAATTAGAAAAGATATTGGGCAAGTTCGTGGTAAAATTTCTGAGAGTTTTACACGTGCTTTAAGCAAAAGTATTTCTAGCGGTTATTTAGATGACATTAAAGAATCTGTAGTTGATAATCAGCGAGTTTTAGCAGTGTTAGCCATGTATCGTAGAAAAGTAGCTGGTAGTTTATTGGGCGCTTCAAAATCTGGTAACATCGTTTATATTGCTCCACAAGCAACCTTGCAACATGGACGTGAATTGCAGAATTTACTATATGAAGAAAAGCAAGAAATTGTAAAAATCCTACGAACTTTATCAGAAGAAATTAGACCTTTTGTAGGTCTTTTAGAAGCATATGTAGCGTATTTAACGCACTTAGATGTTGTTGGTGCAAAAGCAAAATATGCGAGAAGTATTAATGCATTATTGCCCAAAATAACGAAAGAAAAACAACTGTTTTTTAAGAACGCTTTTCATCCTATTTTATGGCAAAAGAATGAGGAGAAAAATATAAATACAGTTCCACAAACCATTCAGCTTAACGAAAAACAACAAATTATTGTTATTTCGGGTCCAAATGCTGGTGGAAAAAGTATTACGTTAAAAACCATTGGTTTACTACAAGTCATGTTACAAAGCGGCTTATTAATCCCTGTTCATGAACGTAGCGTTACTACAATTTTCAATACAGTTTTAACTGACATCGGAGATAATCAATCAATTGAAAATCAATTAAGTACTTATAGTTATCGTTTAAAGAACATGCGTAATTTTTTACGTAAATGTAATGACAACACACTCTTTTTAATTGATGAATTTGGTACAGGTTCTGATCCGGAATTAGGTGGAGCTTTGGCAGAAATTTTTTTAGAAGAATTTCATCAAAAGGAAGCTTACGGAATTATAACAACGCATTATGCAAATTTAAAAGTGTTAGCTAACGAATTAGATAATGTTACCAACGCAAACATGCAGTTTGATGAACGTACATTAGAACCTTTATTTAAGTTATTTATTGGACAAGCAGGTAGTTCTTTTACGTTTGAAGTTGCTCAAAAAAATGGTATTCCTTATAGTTTAATCAACCGAGCAAAAAAACGTGTTGAGACAGAAAAAATACGTTTAGATAAAACCATATCTAAATTACAAAAAGAGCGTAATAAATTACAAAAAAGATCTGATAGCTTAGAGAAACAACAAACAAAGGGTAGAGAACATATTGATAGTTTACAGGAGAAAGAACAGAAGATTCAAGATAAACTTTCTGGTTTCCAAGAATTATATGATACAAACCAGAAAATGCTTTCTTTAGGTAGAAAAACGAATGAATTATTGCATAAATACTTTCAAACTAACAACAAAAAAGAGCTTTCTGCTGAGTTTTTAAAATGGGTTGCTGCAGAAAAAGTAAAACATACAAAGAAGAATCCGCCCAAAAAGAAAACGAAAACCGAAAAAAAACAAGAAAAAGTTGCCATTCAAAAGAAAACAGCTATTGTAAAACAAATTGAAAAAGAGGTTTTAGAAAAGGTTGTAGAAGTTAGAAAAGAAAAGAAAATTGAAGCCGCAAAAATTGCCAAAGCTAAAGCTGATTATATTTACAAAATTGGAGATCGAGTTCGTTTAATTGACAGTAATTCTGTTGGAACTATTGATAAAATTGAAAAGAAAAACATTTTTATAAATTACGGTGTTTTTACCACTAAAGCAAAAACAAATCAGTTGGAATTGGTTGAAAAAAGAAAGTAACTATCTTCCTCTTCCTCTTCCTGCTCTCATATCTCTAAACTCTTTCATTTTTTTAGAAATAATAT of the Tenacibaculum todarodis genome contains:
- a CDS encoding endonuclease MutS2 codes for the protein MSISSKTLQDLEFTTVLQQVEEFCISGLGKESVLNIQPITSKKKLFFELDLVNEYLASFENENRLPNHGFDNILESIKRLAIENSFLEPEAFLKIAATSEVVNEQKKFLKKFKDYYPTLFLLSESIEFTTEISNAIKKIITADGIIADNASPVLKQIRKDIGQVRGKISESFTRALSKSISSGYLDDIKESVVDNQRVLAVLAMYRRKVAGSLLGASKSGNIVYIAPQATLQHGRELQNLLYEEKQEIVKILRTLSEEIRPFVGLLEAYVAYLTHLDVVGAKAKYARSINALLPKITKEKQLFFKNAFHPILWQKNEEKNINTVPQTIQLNEKQQIIVISGPNAGGKSITLKTIGLLQVMLQSGLLIPVHERSVTTIFNTVLTDIGDNQSIENQLSTYSYRLKNMRNFLRKCNDNTLFLIDEFGTGSDPELGGALAEIFLEEFHQKEAYGIITTHYANLKVLANELDNVTNANMQFDERTLEPLFKLFIGQAGSSFTFEVAQKNGIPYSLINRAKKRVETEKIRLDKTISKLQKERNKLQKRSDSLEKQQTKGREHIDSLQEKEQKIQDKLSGFQELYDTNQKMLSLGRKTNELLHKYFQTNNKKELSAEFLKWVAAEKVKHTKKNPPKKKTKTEKKQEKVAIQKKTAIVKQIEKEVLEKVVEVRKEKKIEAAKIAKAKADYIYKIGDRVRLIDSNSVGTIDKIEKKNIFINYGVFTTKAKTNQLELVEKRK
- a CDS encoding UDP-2,3-diacylglucosamine diphosphatase; protein product: MTKIKKRKLDVVVISDVHLGTFGCRATELLNYLKTINPKTLVLNGDIIDIWQFNKRYFPKSHMKVIKYLTSLLTNGTKIYYVTGNHDEMLRKFKGFRLGSFEIVNKIVLNLDNKKAWIFHGDVFDVTMKNSKWLAKLGGVGYDILILINTFVNSISQTLGFNKFSFSKKIKNSVKGAIKFINDFEVTAAEIATDNKYDFVICGHIHQPEIKKINTSKGEVTYLNSGDWVENLTALEYNNKKWSLYEYEKDNLAKNAHLNIDIKDLETISAESNSNMLFEELLVEFDLKNK
- the ung gene encoding uracil-DNA glycosylase, giving the protein MQIKIASSWNNILQTEFEKPYFKKLINFLKDEYSSKTCFPKEEDIFAAFNFCSFEAVKVVIIGQDPYHGINQANGLCFSVQDGIKHPPSLVNIFKEIATDLGSEYPQSGNLEKWAKQGVLLLNATLTVRESEAGSHQKKGWETFTDTVIAKISEEKENVVFLLWGKFAEKKGVSINTDKHTVFTAPHPSPLGAWRGWFGSKHFSKTNAFLKNIQKEIIQW
- a CDS encoding substrate-binding domain-containing protein is translated as MIDLKVGGVPEHFNYPWYVTLKNKEYTKKGINLRWKDYHGGTGQMCKALRAGEVDIAIVLTEGIIKDIANGNPSKITQTYIKSPLIWGIHVGAKSKFKKIADLEHATVAISRFGSGSHLMAIVNAHNNGWDIDKLKFKVIGNLQGGIDALTNGEADYFMWEHFTTKPLVDNGTFRRLGDCPTPWSCFVVAVRNEVLENNFKEVKAVLDIINNCATDFKKTENIDKILAKRYEQQLVDIQKWLSITEWNDGKPMSKNLIGRIQNKMIHFGVIDEKKKSSEFIKNMYF
- a CDS encoding glycosyltransferase family protein → MKILYALQGTGNGHTVRALEIIPHLKQRAEVDILISGYQREIELPWKIKYKYHGLSFVFGKNGGINIWKSLKQLKLKQFIREIKAVPVKDYDLIINDFEPITAWASKIKNTPIISLSHQNAVINKNTPKYGLLKPERLILKYYAPAKTKFGFHFKTYSSSIFTPILRKEIRYRNKTNKGHYTVYLPAYSDKKIVKILSHFKNIQWQIFSKHTDTNYFKNNITIQPVSEKGFIKSLTSCEGVLCGAGFETPAEALFLTKKLMVIPMKNQYEQQCNALALKEIGVPVIKKLSKKNLLKIAKWIKSDIKVIVKYPDITEEILDTILLPYINNSLISQATIV